In Primulina huaijiensis isolate GDHJ02 chromosome 6, ASM1229523v2, whole genome shotgun sequence, a single window of DNA contains:
- the LOC140978571 gene encoding protein-tyrosine-phosphatase MKP1-like translates to MDEEKEQSPGESWKTYSRSVSWTERPPRKSNSKPQWNSKARACLPPLQPLSIIRPSLEEWPKAGSDDLGIWPNPPTPGVRPGSATPRENSASDKHPREFDFRKDKLAFFEKECSRILDHIYLGSDVVAKNREILRQNWITHVLNCVGFVCPEYFKNELVYKTLWLHDCPSEDITSILYDVFDYFEDVREQGKRVLVHCCQGVSRSNSLVIAYLMWKEGLSFDDAFQHVKAARGVTNPNVGFACQLLQCQKRVHALPASPTSVLRMYLMAPHSPYDPLHLVPKILCEPSEQKLDSRGAFIIHIPCALYVWTGKHCSPVMSDNAMAAASQVIRYERAQGPVITLKEGEETFEFWDALGYCSVKSEKESMPVESDMVPAAAHPPVGQRKLPEYDLDFEIFDRALSGGVLPPCPLLEAGSETHLPARENGWNRLRRKFASGVVKEFITSSKINSSGFSEHDLDFEISHRALPIEVAPSYPLLEAGSETCLPARGNGWNRLRRNLESGILKKYITSSKVNHSASQVSNGLYSIDTCEEVEDFVSASDASVCSNSQCDSPDSFVSYVTSSPGWSKSNLKEVGFPAPLSEIALSRSPSFNLVDSFSSFLVSKSKSCSPSPALSPATSDYSSSFTFSPSSSNWSDLTFVSAQPSPNGLESRDAAPGRRGPVEETVSVGKSVCSIYNVALSPPEEEISPSRVPKVSGPCSSCGETFPSLSEHMCSHFPSRMILPSSAEVSHNTENLTSYMGNDVLKDVECNSFNSDVSSERERKRPISDANGYVPYDEF, encoded by the coding sequence TAATTCTAAACCACAATGGAACAGCAAAGCCCGAGCTTGTTTGCCGCCTCTTCAACCTCTTTCGATCATCAGACCGAGTTTGGAAGAATGGCCAAAAGCTGGGTCAGATGATCTTGGTATATGGCCAAATCCTCCGACCCCTGGTGTAAGGCCTGGGTCCGCAACACCCCGTGAAAATTCAGCCTCAGATAAACATCCCCGAGAATTTGATTTTAGAAAAGACAAGCTTGCCTTTTTTGAGAAGGAGTGCTCAAGGATTTTAGATCATATATATTTGGGTAGTGATGTTGTTGCAAAGAATCGTGAAATCCTCCGCCAGAATTGGATCACTCATGTGCTGAACTGTGTGGGGTTTGTTTGCCCAGAATATTTTAAGAACGAACTTGTGTACAAAACACTTTGGCTGCATGACTGCCCGTCCGAGGATATAACAAGTATTCTCTACgatgtgtttgattattttgaagATGTTCGGGAACAAGGCAAGCGCGTTCTCGTACACTGCTGTCAAGGTGTGTCGCGATCAAACTCGTTGGTCATTGCATATCTTATGTGGAAAGAGGGGCTGAGCTTTGATGATGCATTTCAGCATGTAAAGGCAGCCAGAGGAGTGACTAACCCAAATGTTGGATTTGCTTGCCAACTGTTGCAGTGCCAAAAACGAGTGCATGCTCTTCCTGCAAGCCCTACTTCTGTTCTTAGGATGTACCTTATGGCACCTCACTCACCATATGATCCCCTGCATCTTGTACCAAAAATATTGTGTGAACCCAGTGAACAAAAACTTGACTCTCGAGGTGCTTTCATTATtcacattccttgtgctttatatGTATGGACCGGGAAGCATTGCTCCCCTGTGATGTCAGATAATGCCATGGCAGCTGCCTCTCAAGTAATTCGTTATGAAAGGGCCCAAGGTCCAGTTATTACTCTCAAAGAAGGTGAAGAGACATTTGAATTTTGGGATGCTCTCGGCTATTGCTCTGTAAAATCCGAGAAAGAAAGCATGCCTGTGGAATCTGATATGGTGCCCGCTGCAGCTCATCCACCTGTCGGGCAAAGGAAACTCCCGGAGTACGATTTAGATTTCGAAATATTCGACAGAGCACTTTCTGGTGGGGTATTACCACCATGTCCGTTATTGGAAGCAGGATCTGAGACGCATCTTCCTGCTAGAGAGAATGGCTGGAACAGATTGAGAAGAAAGTTTGCCAGTGGTGTTGTGAAAGAATTTATTACCTCGTCTAAAATCAACTCTAGTGGCTTTTCAGAGCATgatttagattttgaaatatctCACAGAGCACTTCCTATTGAAGTTGCACCATCATATCCGTTATTGGAAGCAGGATCCGAAACATGTCTTCCAGCGAGAGGGAATGGTTGGAACAGATTGAGGAGAAACCTTGAGAGtggtattttgaaaaaatatattacctCTTCTAAAGTCAACCATAGTGCCTCCCAAGTAAGTAATGGACTCTATTCAATTGATACCTGTGAAGAAGTTGAAGATTTTGTATCGGCTTCTGATGCTTCAGTATGTTCCAATAGTCAGTGTGATTCACCTGATTCATTTGTTTCGTATGTAACCAGCAGCCCTGGTTGgtccaaaagtaacttaaaagAAGTGGGATTTCCAGCTCCTCTTTCTGAGATTGCATTGTCTAGATCACCATCATTCAATTTGGTGGATTCTTTTTCGTCTTTTCTGGTTAGTAAATCAAAGTCCTGTTCACCATCACCGGCACTTTCACCAGCTACCTCTGATTATTCAAGTTCATTTACCTTCTCCCCGTCATCATCCAACTGGTCTGACTTAACATTTGTGTCAGCTCAGCCATCTCCTAATGGACTCGAATCCAGAGATGCTGCTCCTGGTAGGCGTGGTCCTGTGGAGGAAACTGTTTCTGTAGGTAAAAGTGTCTGTTCAATTTATAATGTAGCTCTCTCTCCACCAGAAGAGGAAATTTCTCCCAGTCGTGTTCCAAAAGTATCAGGTCCATGTTCATCCTGTGGAGAGACTTTTCCCTCCCTTTCAGAGCATATGTGCAGCCATTTTCCTTCTAGGATGATCCTCCCCTCATCTGCTGAAGTGTCTCATAATACAGAAAACTTGACAAGCTACATGGGAAATGATGTATTGAAAGATGTTGAATGCAACAGCTTTAATAGTGATGTTTCTTCCGAGAGGGAGAGGAAAAGGCCAATTTCAGATGCAAATGGTTATGTTCCTTATGATGAGTTTTAA